The following is a genomic window from Pseudomonas parafulva.
AAAGTTCGCGACGAACCACAGAATCACATATCCGAATAGGCTGGGGTGTCCGTAAGGACGCACTGGCAACCGAATTTCTTGACGACCATAGAGCATTGGAACCACCTGATCCCATCCCGAACTCAGCAGTGAAACGATGCATCGCCGATGGTAGTGTGGGGTTTCCCCATGTGAGAGTAGGTCATCGTCAAGATTCATTTCGCAAAACCCCTATCTGCGTGAGCAGGTAGGGGTTTTGTCTTTTCACGACCCTCAAAACAAGGCCATTCCAAGAGGCGCATTGCTGCCACTCTCGCCACCCAGTATGGTTCCGTCAGCGAATCCGTTTTCCAGAGAACCCGCAATGGCCACCACCACCTCACTGCAACCCGGTTTCATGATCGTTCAGGGCAACCGCCTCGACGAGCTGCGCAGCCTGGTGGTGAGCGTCATGCGTAATTACCCGTTGGCTCCGCTGGAAAACGAAATCGCCCTGGTGCAGAGCAACGGCATCGCCCAATGGCTCAAGCTCGCATTGGCCGAAGACCCTGAAGACGATGACCAGGGCGGCTGCGGTATCGCGGCCGCGATCGATGTGCAGTTGCCCGGCAGTTTCATGTGGCAACTCTACCGTCGCGTGCTGGGCCGTGATCAGATTCCAGAAGTTTCGCTGCTCGACAAAGCCCCATTGACCTGGCGCCTGATGCGCCTGCTGCCGGCCCTGATCGAGCGCCCCCATTTCGAGCCGCTCAAACGCTTCCTCACTGACGACACGGACCTGCGCAAACGCTACCAGTTGGCTGAACGTCTGGCCGACCTGTTCGACCAATACCAGGTCTATCGCGCCGATTGGCTCAAAGACTGGGCCTCAGGCCACCACGTACTCAACACCGCCCGTGGCGAGCGCAAGCCTTTGGCGGACGGCAATCGCTGGCAGGCCGAATTGTGGCGGGCGCTGCTGGACGATGTCGGAGCAGAGGGCATGGCGCAAAGCCGCGCCGGTGTGCATCAGCGCTTCATCGAGCGAGTCGATGCCTTGGAGCACGCGCCCCCGGGATTGCCTGCGCGGGTGATGGTGTTCGGTATCTCATCGCTGCCCGCCCAAACCCTCGAAGCACTGGCCGGTCTGGCCCGCTTCAGCCAAGTGCTGCTGTGCGTACACAACCCCTGCCGCCACCACTGGGGCGACATCGTCGCCGACAAGGACCTGCTCCGGCATCAGTACAAGCGTCTGCAGCGTAAACACAGCATGCCGCTGCAACTGGACGATGAGGCGCTTCATCAGCACGCCCATCCCCTGTTGGCCGCCTGGGGCAAGCAAGGCCGTGACTACATCAACCTGCTCGACAGCTACGATGACCCTGGCAGCTACCGTGGTGTCTTCAGCGACGGCCGTATCGACTTGTTCAGCGAGGCGCAACCGCTGACGTTGCTCAATCAGTTGCAGGACGACATCCTCGAGTTGCGCCCGCTTTCGGAAACCCGCGAAACCTGGCCGGCCGTCAATGCCGCGAGCGACCGCTCGATTCGTTTTCACGTGGCGCACAGTCCGCAGCGCGAGGTCGAGATCCTGCACGATCAACTGCTCGCTCGGTTCAGCAACGACCCGACGCTGCGCCCACGCGATGTCATCGTCATGCTACCGGCCATCGACGACTATGCCCCGCATATCCGCGCCGTGTTCGGTCAACTCGACCGCCATGACCCGCGCTACATCCCCTTCACCCTCACCGACCAGGGCCAGCGTGGCCGCGATCCGCTGCTCATCGCCCTGGAGCACCTGCTCAAGCTGCCCGACAGCCGCTTTGCCGTCAGCGAGATCCTCGACCTGCTTGACGTGCCCGCGCTGCGCGCACGCTTCGGCATCAAGCAAAGCGACCTGCCGACCTTGCACCGCTGGATCGAAGGCGCAGGCATCCGTTGGGGCCTGAGCGGCGAGCAGCGAGCCAGCCTCGGCCTGCCGGAGGGGCTGGAACAGAACAGTTGGCGATTCGGCTTGCGGCGTATGCTGCTGGGCTATGCGGTAGGTGTCGGTGAAGGCTGTGACGGCATCGAGCCGTTCGATGAGATCGGCGGCCTCGATGCCGCCCTGATCGGTCCGCTGGTCGCCTTGCTGGATGCGTTGGAAGTGGCCTGCCAGCACCTCGCCGAACCTGCCAGCGTTCAGCAGTGGGGCGCGCGCCTGCATGCCCTGCTGCAGGTGTTCTTCCTGGCCGAGGAAGAACATGACGAACTGCTGCTGGTCGAGTTGCAGGACCTGCGCGACACCTGGCTGGAAACCTGCGAAACGGTCGGCTTGGACGAACAACTGCCCCTGACGGTCGTGCGCGAGGCCTGGTTGTCGGGTCTCGATCAAGGCAAGTTGTCGCAACGCTTCCTGGCTGGCTCGGTGAATTTCTGCACACTGATGCCCATGCGCGCCATTCCCTTCCGCATCGTCTGCCTGCTGGGCATGAACGACGGCGATTACCCGCGCGCCCAGCCGCCGTTGGATTTCGATCTGATGGCCAGCGACTACCGACCCGGCGATCGCTCACGACGCGAGGACGACCGCTACTTGCTGCTCGAAGCGCTGCTCTCGGCCCGCGATCAGCTGTATGTCAGTTGGGTCGGGCGCAGTATCCGCGACAACAGCGAGCGCCCGGCGTCGGTATTGATCGGTCAATTGCGCGATCACCTCGCCGCCGGCTGGCAGTTGGCCGGTGCCGAGCAGGGCGAACGCGACGATTCTGGTCAACAATTGCTGCACGCGCTCACCCAGGAACATCCGTTGCAGCCGTTCAGTCAGCGCTACTTCCAGAAGGACAGCCCGCTGTTCAGCTATGCCCACGAGTGGCAGGTGTTGCACCAGCCTGATCAAACAGCGATCCCGGACACCCTGGTACTGCCAGCGTACGAGAGCGAAGAGCCGCTGACCCTGACCCAGTTGCAGGACTTTCTCCGTCATCCGGTGAGGCATTTCTTCAGTCAGCGGCTCAAAGTGTTTTTCGAAGCCCTGCAAGCGCCCACTCCCGACGAAGAGCCCTTCGTGCTGGATGCCCTGCAGCGCTACAGCCTGAGCGAGCGCCTGCTCGATGCCGCACTGACCGCGACTGACGACCCGGAGCAGGCCTTGCATAGCCAAGCGCGGCGCTTGCAAGCCTGTGGGCTGCTGCCGTTGGCGGGCTTTGGCGAGTCGCTGCAGGTTGAACTGATCCAGCCACTGCCTGATTTGCTGACACGGCACCGCCAACTATTGCAGCGCTGGCCCCGCGTGGTCGAAGGTGCGCTGCCGATTCGTTTCGAGCGTGGCGCCCTGCGCCTGGAAGGTTGGTTGGGCCGTGTCTATCAAGGCGATGGCGAGGACTTGCTGAGCATTACCACCGTCCCGAACAGCCTCGGCGCCGGGCGCAACAGCCTTAAGTGGCATCGCTTGATCCCGGCGTGGGTCATGCACCTTGCCGCCTGCGCCGTGGGTTATCCACTGCACACCGCGCTGGTGGCCAGCGACCAGACCCTGCTGCTCGCGCCTCTGCCCACCGCCCAGGCCAGCGATCTGCTCGCCGACCTGCTGGTCGCGCGTCAAGCGGGCATGAATGCGCCCCTGCCGGTGGCGCCGAAAACCGCTTTCGCCTGGCTCGCTCAGTCAGACCCGGACAAAGCCCAGGCCGCTGCGGCGAAGGCCTACGAAGGCGATGGCCAGAACAGTTTCGGCGAGCGCAGCGAAAGCCTTGCGCTGATCCGTCAGTTCCGCGACTTCGCCGCACTCACGGCCGACGAAACCTTCGAAGGCTGGTGCGAAGCCCTGTATCGACCTCTGTTCACTGCCGCCTGGAAAACCCAGGACTCGCCGGAGACCGCCGCATGACCCAGGCCCGGCCTCTGGCCCTGAGCTTTCCCCTGCACGGCAGCCAACTGATCGAAGCCAGTGCCGGCACCGGCAAGACCTTCACCATCTCCGCACTCTACCTGCGCCTGATTCTGGGCCACGGCGGCGAACACGGCTTTGGCCGCGAATTGCTGCCTCCGCAGATCCTTGTGGTGACCTTCACCGATGCCGCCACCAAGGAGCTGCGCGAGCGCATTCGCACACGCCTGGCCGAGGCGGCGCGCTTTTTCCGTGGAGAGTTGGACGGCGCCGACCCCTTGCTGTATCAACTGCGCGACGACTATCCACACGACCACTGGCCGCGGTGCGCCAGTCGCCTGGAAGTGGCGGTGCAGTGGATGGACGAAGCGGCGGTCTCGACCATCCATGGCTGGTGTCAGCGCATGCTGCGCGAGCATGCCTTCGACAGCGGCAGCCTGTTCACCCAGAGCCTGGAGATCGATCACAGTGAACTGCTCGGCCAAGTCATGCGCGATTACTGGCGGCGCTTCTGCTATGGCATGCACGGCGAGGCGCTGGCCTGGGTGCGCAGCCATTGGCTCAGCCCGGATGCATTGCTGCCGCGTATCCGCCCGCTGTTCGGGCGCTTTCCCGCTGACGTCGAAGGCCCTGAGCCGCAAGCGCTGATCGACGCCGCCCTGGCGCAACGCCAGCAGCAACTGCAGGCGCTCAAGGCGCCCTGGGCGCGATGGGCCGATGAGTTGCAGGAGATCTGTCGCGCAGCGGTGGCCGCCAAGCAGGCTGACGGGCGCAAGCTACAGGCGCGCTTCTTCGAGCCCTGGTTCGACAAGCTGCGCACCTGGGCCGGCGATGATCAGCTCATGGAGCTCGACCTGGGTACGGGCTTCACCCGCTTGACCCCGGACGGGATGGCCGAAGCCTGGAAGTCCGGCCAACCGCCCGAGCACCCGGCACTGCAAGCCATGACCGAGCTGCGCGCTCAATTGCAGGCGTTACCCGGCCCCGATGCGGCAGTGCTTGGGCATGCCGCCGGCTGGGTCGCGGCGCGCTTCGAGGTGGAAAAACGCCGACGCGCGGAAATGGGCTTCGACGACATGCTCCTGCGCCTGGAACAGGCCTTGCGTGGCGAGGCCGGCGAACGTTTGGCCGGGCTGATTCGCGAGCAGTTCCCGGTGGCGCTGATCGATGAGTTCCAGGACACCGACCCGGTGCAGTACGGCATCTTCGAGCGCATCTATCGCATTGCCGAGAATCGTCGCGAAACCGGCCTGTTCATGATCGGCGACCCCAAGCAGGCGATCTACGCTTTCCGCGGCGCCGATATCTTCACCTACCTGGACGCCCGGCGAGCCACTGCCGGACGCCTGCACAGCCTGGACACCAACTACCGCTCCAGCCAGGCCATGGTCCAGGCGGTCAACAGCACCTTCCTGTTGGCCGAGCGGCGTGCGCAGGGGCGCGGTGCCTTCCTGTTCCGCGAGGCCGATGACAACCCGCTGCCCTTCGTCGAAGTGCGCGCCAAGGGCCGCAGCGAACGCCTGCTGATCGACGGTCAAGCGTGCGCCGCGTTGCAGTGCTGGCACCTGCCCAGCGACGAACCGCTGTCCAGCAGCCAGTACCGTCAGCAATTGGCGGCGCGCTGCGCCAGCCATATCGTGGCGTTGCTCATGGGCGGCCAGCTCGGGGTGAGTGGCTTCGCTGATGAACAGGGTGCGTTACGTGGCTGCCGTCCGTCGGACATCGCCATTCTGGTGCGCGATGGCCGCGAAGCGCAGATGATCCGCAGCGCGCTGACTGCGCGCGGCGTGCGCAGCGTCTATCTGTCCGACAAGGATTCGGTGTTCGCCGCGCAAGAGGCTCACGACCTGCTGGCCTGGCTCAAGGCGTGCGCCGAGCCCGACGCCGAACGTCTGCTCAAGGCTGCCTTGGCCAGCCTGACGCTGGACCTGCCGTTAATGGAGCTCGAGCGTCTGAATCAAGACGAGCGGGTTTGGGAGGCCTGGGTCATGCGCTTTCGCCTGTATCGCGAAACCTGGCAGCGCCAGGGTGTGCTGCCCATGCTGCGTCGCCTGCTGCACGACTTCCAGTTGCCGCGCAGCCTGATCGGCCGCAGCGATGGCGAGCGTGTGCTGACCAACCTGCTGCACCTGGCCGAACTGCTGCAGCAGGCGGCCGGCGAGCTGGACGGCGAGCAGGCGCTGATTCGTCATTTGAGCGAGCAACTGGCCAATGCCGCGCAGGCGGGCGAGGAGCAGATCCTGCGCCTGGAAAGCGACGAGCAACTGGTCAAGGTGGTGACCATCCACAAGTCCAA
Proteins encoded in this region:
- the recC gene encoding exodeoxyribonuclease V subunit gamma: MATTTSLQPGFMIVQGNRLDELRSLVVSVMRNYPLAPLENEIALVQSNGIAQWLKLALAEDPEDDDQGGCGIAAAIDVQLPGSFMWQLYRRVLGRDQIPEVSLLDKAPLTWRLMRLLPALIERPHFEPLKRFLTDDTDLRKRYQLAERLADLFDQYQVYRADWLKDWASGHHVLNTARGERKPLADGNRWQAELWRALLDDVGAEGMAQSRAGVHQRFIERVDALEHAPPGLPARVMVFGISSLPAQTLEALAGLARFSQVLLCVHNPCRHHWGDIVADKDLLRHQYKRLQRKHSMPLQLDDEALHQHAHPLLAAWGKQGRDYINLLDSYDDPGSYRGVFSDGRIDLFSEAQPLTLLNQLQDDILELRPLSETRETWPAVNAASDRSIRFHVAHSPQREVEILHDQLLARFSNDPTLRPRDVIVMLPAIDDYAPHIRAVFGQLDRHDPRYIPFTLTDQGQRGRDPLLIALEHLLKLPDSRFAVSEILDLLDVPALRARFGIKQSDLPTLHRWIEGAGIRWGLSGEQRASLGLPEGLEQNSWRFGLRRMLLGYAVGVGEGCDGIEPFDEIGGLDAALIGPLVALLDALEVACQHLAEPASVQQWGARLHALLQVFFLAEEEHDELLLVELQDLRDTWLETCETVGLDEQLPLTVVREAWLSGLDQGKLSQRFLAGSVNFCTLMPMRAIPFRIVCLLGMNDGDYPRAQPPLDFDLMASDYRPGDRSRREDDRYLLLEALLSARDQLYVSWVGRSIRDNSERPASVLIGQLRDHLAAGWQLAGAEQGERDDSGQQLLHALTQEHPLQPFSQRYFQKDSPLFSYAHEWQVLHQPDQTAIPDTLVLPAYESEEPLTLTQLQDFLRHPVRHFFSQRLKVFFEALQAPTPDEEPFVLDALQRYSLSERLLDAALTATDDPEQALHSQARRLQACGLLPLAGFGESLQVELIQPLPDLLTRHRQLLQRWPRVVEGALPIRFERGALRLEGWLGRVYQGDGEDLLSITTVPNSLGAGRNSLKWHRLIPAWVMHLAACAVGYPLHTALVASDQTLLLAPLPTAQASDLLADLLVARQAGMNAPLPVAPKTAFAWLAQSDPDKAQAAAAKAYEGDGQNSFGERSESLALIRQFRDFAALTADETFEGWCEALYRPLFTAAWKTQDSPETAA
- the recB gene encoding exodeoxyribonuclease V subunit beta, coding for MTQARPLALSFPLHGSQLIEASAGTGKTFTISALYLRLILGHGGEHGFGRELLPPQILVVTFTDAATKELRERIRTRLAEAARFFRGELDGADPLLYQLRDDYPHDHWPRCASRLEVAVQWMDEAAVSTIHGWCQRMLREHAFDSGSLFTQSLEIDHSELLGQVMRDYWRRFCYGMHGEALAWVRSHWLSPDALLPRIRPLFGRFPADVEGPEPQALIDAALAQRQQQLQALKAPWARWADELQEICRAAVAAKQADGRKLQARFFEPWFDKLRTWAGDDQLMELDLGTGFTRLTPDGMAEAWKSGQPPEHPALQAMTELRAQLQALPGPDAAVLGHAAGWVAARFEVEKRRRAEMGFDDMLLRLEQALRGEAGERLAGLIREQFPVALIDEFQDTDPVQYGIFERIYRIAENRRETGLFMIGDPKQAIYAFRGADIFTYLDARRATAGRLHSLDTNYRSSQAMVQAVNSTFLLAERRAQGRGAFLFREADDNPLPFVEVRAKGRSERLLIDGQACAALQCWHLPSDEPLSSSQYRQQLAARCASHIVALLMGGQLGVSGFADEQGALRGCRPSDIAILVRDGREAQMIRSALTARGVRSVYLSDKDSVFAAQEAHDLLAWLKACAEPDAERLLKAALASLTLDLPLMELERLNQDERVWEAWVMRFRLYRETWQRQGVLPMLRRLLHDFQLPRSLIGRSDGERVLTNLLHLAELLQQAAGELDGEQALIRHLSEQLANAAQAGEEQILRLESDEQLVKVVTIHKSKGLEYPLVYLPFICTSKAVDGQRLPLAWHDRDGQPLLTLSPTAEQIALADDERLAEDLRLLYVALTRAQHACWLGVADLKRGNQKSSQLHRSALGYLLGGGQPLSDSAQLADWLQTLCAQSAAIACPALPEVDDQVYQAPRHGTQWRAALKPRRAATEQWWIASYSALRVGDQNVLADSSQAQQLLDDESIDPQLLREVPPENGDIHRFPRGPNPGTFLHGLLEWAGREGFAEIASQPALIERTVGQRCNRRDWSGWIPTLSQWLQHLLIQDLPLASEGTLLRLAHLQQYQIEMEFWFASHRVDVRRLDQLVVRHTHSGAARPAALASQLNGMFKGFIDLAFELDGRYYVADYKSNWLGPDGNAYNALAMEQAILDHRYDLQYVLYLLALHRQLRARLPDYDYDRHVGGALFIFLRGTGSAGRGLYAVRPPRELIEQLDALFRGDLQPEQQDLFAGATP